One part of the Denticeps clupeoides chromosome 8, fDenClu1.1, whole genome shotgun sequence genome encodes these proteins:
- the reep3a gene encoding receptor expression-enhancing protein 3a produces the protein MVSWIISRAVVLVFGTLYPAYYSYKAVKTKNVKEYVRWMMYWIVYALYTVVETITDLSLSWFPLYYELKVAFVIWLLSPYTRGASLIYRKFLHPLLASKEREIDDYIIQAKERSYETMVKFGRQGLSIAATAAVSAAVKGQGAISERLRSFSVHDLSQIPADDPANQYTAFSNPSRRAVQKAIPGNEISENYQYRQEEEQEDKTDGLFSEDEGLAQCSLRRSQSVKMTRSKAARKEPRYGSLKIKAKRRPAINAATYEMP, from the exons ATGGTGTCATGGATCATCTCTCGGGCAGTCGT GCTTGTGTTTGGGACTCTTTACCCAGCATATTATTCCTACAAAGCTGTCAAGACAAAGAATGTGAAAGAATAT GTACGCTGGATGATGTACTGGATTGTCTATGCTCTCTACACTGTGGTAGAAACCATAACGGACCTTTCCCTATCTTG GTTTCCCCTCTATTATGAGCTGAAGGTGGCCTTCGTCATCTGGCTACTGTCTCCCTACACTAGAGGTGCCAGCCTCATCTACAGGAAGTTCCTGCATCCTCTACTGGCCTCTAAGGAGCGG GAGATTGATGATTACATCATTCAGGCCAAAGAGCGCAGCTACGAGACCATGGTGAAATTTGGCCGACAGGGCCTTAGCATCGCCGCCACAGCAGCTGTGTCTGCTGCCGTGAAG GGACAAGGAGCAATCAGTGAACGTCTGAGGAGCTTCAGTGTGCATGACCTATCTCAAATTCCTGCTGATGACCCAGCAAATCAGTACACTGCATTTTCCAACCCAAGTCGGCGAGCTGTTCAGAAAGCAATCCCTGGCAACGAAATCTCTG AGAACTACCAGTACagacaggaggaggagcaggaagacAAAACAGATGGACTTTTCTCTGAGGATGAAGGGTTAGCCCAGTGCAGCTTGAGAAGGTCTCAGAGTGTGAAGATGACCCGCTCCAAGGCAGCACGCAAAGAG CCACGGTATGGTTCTCTGAAGATCAAAGCAAAGAGGAGACCAGCCATCAATGCTGCTACCTACGAGATGCCCTGA